In the Deferribacter desulfuricans SSM1 genome, AGTAACCTCGATATCCTCTATATCCATCCTTCTTTAAAAGATATAAATATGAACTGTTAGGATAAATATAAACCGGCGAATAAAACTGTCTCCCGTTCAAAATCACCATTTTTCCACTTAAAAAAACACTAACAACCCCATTGATATTTAAAATTAACCTACCTGAACTATCCTTAATTGATAGATTACCTTTTATTTTAGTTGATTTCCCTTTGAATAATCTTACCCTAATATCTGGAGCACCTTTAATATTTACAGGTGGCAATTCAAACTTTTTCTTAGGGGATACTAATGGTTTCTTTGTATATCTTTCCACGAAAAATGATGCTGTATAACGAAAGCGTCCAAAGGGGTAATATTGTAAATAAAGCTTAAAATATTCTAAAGCTTTTTTTTCATCTCCAAAGTCATTGTAAAGCAGTGCTAATTTGTATAAGGCTGTTTCACCTTGTGGTAAATCAGGAAATTTTCTAAAAATTTCTTCATATATTTTTGCAGCTTCTTCAGGTTTATCCATGTAATGAGCAAAAAGTGTTGCCTTTTGAAGTAAAGCATCAGAAACTATATACCTGTTATTCGTTGTCTCAAGAGCAGTCTCAAAGAACTCTAATGCATCAAGATATTTGCCCACTTCAACATAGTATTTCCCCTCGGCAATGGATTGCCTTGCAAAAAGGATATCAGATACATTTGGATTATTATTTTCTGCATAAACAAATGAAACGAGTATAAAAATTAAAACTACTAACTTACTGCAAAATCTGAACATTTATCTCATACTCACTAAATTTTACTACCTTATAATTCGGTCTGCTATTAATTGAAGCTGCCAAGTATAACGCCTTTTCTGGATACTCAACTATCAAAGTGTTCATCCCTTGTTCATTAACTGATAATACCCAACTTACATACTGAATAAAGTTTTTAAACTGCATCATCTGCTGCATATCATTAACATTTGTCAAAACAACACGAATTTTTTTAGCAGAACCTTTAATTTTATTAACTATTGTACTAATCAACTCATTTGAAACTTTTCCACTCATATCTTCTATCATTTTATATGTAGCATCTTCAACAGTAGGCCCCATACCTCTACCAGAAATATAGCCACTAGCTAAGATCACCCGTTGGCCATTCCTATTTGTAATCAATCTATAAACTAATCTACCTGTTACAATATTGTAAGGTAAACTAACACCATAGCCCACATTTTTACCTTCACGAGCAGTTAAAGTTGTAGTAATTTTACCCACAAGCATAACATTTGATAAATATTGATATGCCAAGTTTCTTATCATAAGAAAATTATTTGTTCTTAAAGCTGTGTCCAATTGACTAACAGAAAAAGTGCTACCTGATGCAATATCTATCACTTCATAACCTTGAACTGATAATTCATTAATCAATTTTTCACTTAAAGGGTTAGATTCTTCTACTCTTCCATCAGGCATTACAAGTGGTAAAATTACTGAAATTGCTGTATTTCTTGAAATAGCTCCCAAAGCTTCTTTTGCTTTATTTGGCACTATAAAAGCCGAAATTTGAACCCAATAAACACCTTGATTTTGCCCTTCTTTAAGAATTTGAAACCCTTTTATAACCCCTTGAGTTTCAGATTTTATCGCTTCATCAACCAAAACAGCATTCTGTACAACACTTTGAGCTTTAACCTTTACACCCGCAGCTTGCTCCAAAGCAGACCACTTTGCTCTTGCTATAGCCTGCAATCTTGCTGTTTGAATATCGTTATTTACTATTTCTGCTTCTCCATAAGACTGAACAAAAATACCCTGCTCACCCATTGCAAACAAAAAAATAGGAAATAATAAAAACAAAAAAACAATAATTTTCTTCATAACTTACCCTCAACTAATAGCTTTAATTAACAGAAAGTAGGGCAAAAACCCTACTTTAATACAAATACTACTTTAGCACCTTCTAAGAAATTCGTTTTCTGATTAGATGAAAAAATAGCAGTGGCATCATCACCAGATACTTTTACATCAGTAAACTTCACTACACCAACAGCCTTTACAACCAGAGGATTTCTAACCCCCCTTTCTGAAAGTATGGCTTTTGCCTTACCAATTTCGTTGGTGTAATCACCACACCCTCTTTGTGCTAAAATATCTTCTGCTATCTTGGTAGGGTCATATATTATTTCACCTTTTTCATTCAAAATTCTATTTATTAATGCTGGTCTAAAGTTTGTGCCAGTAGTATCAACAATTAATCCATCATAAACCTGTGGAGCTGGAGGTACAATCTGAGGTTGAAATACTGGAGCAGGTGGAACTGCATTAAAGATAGCTTGTCTAGCATTTGGATCCTGAAACATTGTAGTAACAAAAGATTTTGTGCCCACCTCTAAACAAACATAGCCAACACCCTGGCTCATATCATAATATCTTCCACACTCTCTAGCTCCTTGTAAAAAGCCTTGAACAGTTGACCTTATAACATCATTTACTAACAAACCATTTTGAACAGTTGTATCGCCTGCAACAGTAACACCCTGAATAACCTCTAATAAATCTCTCTGAGCCACAACCTTTGCAGCTCTTAATGCTGCATATCTTCTCTGTCCAGCCTCTGATTCACCTATAACTCTAATATATCCAGTTGCAAATGCAGCTTGAGGATTTGTTATTGGTTGTGGCAATGGTGGCATTCCACCCATCATCTGAGGCTGTTGCTGCATCATTTGAGGGTTATATTGACCACCTCCATAAGGTTGCTGCATAGGTTGTTGCATCATCTGGCCGCCATATTGTCCAGGCTGTTGCATCATTTGCTGATTATAAGGTTGATTATAATTAGGAGCCTGTTGATTATATGGAGCTGGTTGCTGATACGATGGATTATACGGTTGATTATATGGTTGATTATATGTCTGTGCAAAAACAGACAAACTAAACAGCATAAATATAAACAATAATATAGCAAACACAAATTTATTTAATTTCATAACCGCCTCCTTAATAAACATTTAAAGTCTGTCTCAATACTCTAATTGCCAACAGAGCTTCAGCACCATCAACATTATCATCTGGTCTAAATTCACCCGACAATTCTGTTTCCATCAAGCCTCTTGTAACCACATTCATTACAGCATTAAACCATGGTGCTGTAGGGCTAACATCTGGATAAGGTGAATTTTCCTGCCCAAAATACTTTCTTGGTAATGATTCATCACCAGTTAATTTAACCAATACATCTTCTAAAATAAGTGCAAACTCTTTACGCTTTAAAGGTCTATTTGGGAAAAACAAATAAGCTTTTGTAGTTTCATCATATATTGGAGAAAGCCCTCTTATATTCCATTTAAGTATTGTTTCAATCTCTGGCCTAAATGGATGGTTTAAAATATCAGCAGGGATAAACTCTGGTTTCATTTTTGCAATTTGTGATTTTACAGGTATACGCCCTTCCATAATCTTTTCGATTCTAAGTTCATCCACTAAAAGTGCAGCAAAATCTGCTCTTGAAACCTCATCTTTTACAGCAATCTTTTTACCTACATCACCTACAGTAATTCCAGCCATAGCTCTAACAATTTTGTCAGTTTTCTTCCACATTTCATTTGCAGGAGCATGCCATTTACTTTGTCTTGACATATTCAAAACATTTGCAAAAGAATCCCTTGCTTTTTGAAACTCTTCACCCTTGAGATAAGCGACACCCATAAAATATTCTAGAGCCTCAGGCCCTTGATAATAAGGTAACTTGTTAAAATTAACATCTTTTTCTATACTTTTAGCATCATCATAAAAATCTTTTGCTTTATCTAACCAATCCTCAACACGCAGTTCGGTGTAAGTTCTAATTCCTGTAACATAATAAATATATTTTTGATCTTTATTTTTTGCATATTTTTTCGCTTTCTTTAAACTTTCAAGGCTTCTATCTACCCAAACCTGTTTTTCACCCATATCTGTCTTACTATTAGCTATCATTGCCAAAGTTAAAGATTTTCCTGCATAACCAGGAGAATATTTCGGATCACATTGAATTGAACGCTCAAATTTCATATTTGCATTGTTGATATCACCTTTTTCAACCAATTCCATCCCAGTAAAATAGTTATGCTCTGGATTGTCTGTTGGTGAATTACAAACAGTTTTAGGTTTAGAACAACTAACAAACATAAATGCAACAACTACACTTAAAACCAATAATAATTTTCTTCTCATTTTATTACCTCCTAAAATAATTTATCCATTAATCCTTGGCCAGCCAACTTAGCCCTTTGAACCAAAGTGCCAATTTTAAGCCTTTTTTTATGTTGCTCATCCCCCTCTATTTTTACCCAACACTGATTTTCATCAACCTGATCAGAAACTATTAATTCCACAGGTATTTTTGCTTTGCTACAAGTATGAGTACCTTTGAAAGGATCTCTAATTTCCATAAAATCATAAGCTACCAATTTTTGCCCCGGTTTAATACCGTTTGCCCTACCAAGATTAACCAGAGCCACCTGCTTATTTCCTCTCAATTGAATTATATAACCTTTTACGGCAAACAATTGTGACAATTCAGGTTTTATATCCAAAGCAGCCTCACCCATAGCTTTTTTAGCTGCAGTAATTATCAACTCTGGATTAAAATTTGGTTGTTTTCCTGCAAGTTCTCTACCTTTTACCTTTTTAGATGCAATAATTCTACCTGTGGCAACATCTATGATTTTTACAGTCATTTCTACATTTACATTCCATCCCTCTGTAGTAGCTTCTAAAATAGATAAAGCAAGATTTGCTAACGCATTATCTGATTTCTTCTTTTTAGAAGGTGGTACATACTCTGCTTTAATATTATCAACAGAACCAGTGATAATATAACTAACACCAGCAATTTTACCTAATTGAACTAATGTATTGGGATCTGCGACATTCATCTGAAAACCTTGTTCTTGCATGACCTGTTGAATATTAGCTCTTGTAAAAACCTCTACACCACCCATATTTACAACAATATCTTCAACAGCACTTTGTGCATACGCTCCTATATTAGGTGATATCTGTCTCATAAATGTATTTATATCTTTTGAATATTTAACTTTTGTTTTGCTAGCTCCAACATAACCAACCCCAACAGCACCAGGTGCAACAACAGCTCCAGCAACACCCCCCTCTACATGAGTCCTAGTACCTTGACCTCTAATAGCTGTATTTGAACCTGTCATTTTTCCAAAAGTAGTATTATTCTGAAAATCTACTACCGCTACTCTTAGCTGCCTTGTTTCATACTGAGCTCTGCAAACTTGAGGAACCTGAACCTGCTCTGTGTCAGCAGGCACTATCGATAAAGCCATAGGATCAACCTTTGGGGTACCACAAGAAACAAGAAAAACAACAATTGATACAATAAGAAAACTAAAACCAATCCTTTTCATAACCCACTCCCTCTTTTTATATCTTTCATTCTATTATATAATATAGTATAACACATTATATCATAAAAAAATATTTTTTTATAAAAATTTTTTTGGAGTCAATTATGAATGAAAAGTCACTTTGGAAATTCTTAGAAAAACATTTAAATGCTATTTACTCCGGCGATTTTAAAACCTATGAAGAAACCTCTCATAAAGATCTCACACTATACGAATGGTTTGTAGCTCCCCATAGAATAGAAGGATTAAGTTTTCATAAGTTTATGATGGAAAATAACTGGGCGAGTACTCATGATGGTTTTAATATTCATCTCACAAATAAAAAAGCTCAAGTTTATAATGATACTGCTATTCTTACTTATACATTAATTATTTCATACAAGAATGAAGGAAAGATAGAGCATAAGGTCGTAAATGAAACAAGAGTGGTAATAAAATTCGGCAACACACTAAAAGTAGTCCATGTACATAAAAGCCCTGGAAAATAAAAAAAGAGGAGATAAAACTCCTCTATCTATTTATTTAATTATACGCACTTTCTCCATGCTGTGATAAATCAAGGCCTTCAACTTCCTCCTCTACACCAACCCTTAAACCAAAAATAACATCTGCTAATTTACCTATTAGGAAAGTGCCTATTCCAACAAATAAAATTGTAACTAAAATTCCAACAATTTGGACTATAAATTGCTTTATATTTCCATAAAATAAACCTTTTCCATTTATTGAAACAAATAGACCAGTCATTAAAGCTCCTATTAGACCACCTACTCCATGAACACCAATAACATCTAAAGAGTCATCATACCCAAGTTTAAATTTTAGTTGAATTGCATAAAAACAAATAAACCCACCCATAATGCCTATCAGCAATGCAATTGGCGGTATTACATAACCAGCAGCATTTGTAATTGAAGCTAAACCTGCAATTATACCTGAGCATATTCCTAAAAAACTTGGTTTTGAATTTTTCATTTCTAAAAACATCCAGACAGCCCCACCAGCAGCACCTGCTACAAAAGTATTTATAAATGCATAATAAGCCACATTATTTACAGCTAAAGCACTACCAGCATTAAAACCAAACCAACCAAACCATAATAAACCAGTACCTATACCTGTCAAAACAAGATTATGTGGAATAAATTGCTTTTGAGGATAACCTTTCCTTGGCCCCACCATTAAAATCAAAACCAAAGAAGCAACTGCAGAAGAAAGATGAACTACTAACCCACCTGCAAAATCTAAAACACCCATATTTGCCAAAAAACCATTTTCACCCCAAACAAAGTGTGCTAATGGAGCATATATAAAAATCAACCATAAAGAGATAATAAATACATAACTGCTAAATTTAAACCTTTCAACAATTGCACCACTAAATAGTGCAATAGTAATAATTGCAAACATTCCTTGGAAAAAAGAAAATACTGATTCAGGGATTGTTCCATGCACATCAGTCATCAAATCTTTACCTAAAAAAAGATACTTCATACTACCAACGAAAGAATTACCTCCAGGTCCAAAAGCAATTGTGTGTCCAATTAAGAACCACAACACTCCAACTACTGTCATTGAAACAAAACTAAAAGACATTGTAGATAAAACGTTCTTACCTCTCACCATACCACCGTAAAAGATCGATAAAGCTGGTATCATCAACAAAACCAAAATAGAAGAAATAATAACCCATAAGGTATCCGCACTATTCACTTTACCATTAAAAGCATAAACATTGTGTGTTAAAAAAAGTATTGAAGTTATAAAAAACAATCTCATACGTACCTCCATTGCAAAATAATTCACATTTCTTGCAATAATTCTGCCAAAAAAAGATTAGCATAGAAAAAAATTTTTTATTCTAAACAAATTCTTTTTTACTCATTAATAAATACTTTTAACATCTTATTATTAAATAGAAATTTATTTACTGAATTATTGATATTTCTTTATTAACTCCCCAATCAAAAAACAACATATTTTACTCACTAAAGATTAAAAATTAATCACATTTGATTAATTTTTGTGCAAATCAATACTCACCCTTTGCTGGAACAATACAAATAAATTCAAAATCCTCTTCCCCAGCATTTAAAAATTGATGTTCAATATTATTTGGGACAAAAGCTATCGACCCTTTTTCTACTTTATACTCTTTTCCATCCATATATAAAATCCCTTGTCCACCAATCACATAATTAATATGTGGCCAATCATGTATATGCCTTGGTGTTTTTCCTCCCTTTTCAATTCTAAAAACTCTCATTACATAATCATCCCAGCCTTCATCTTTTCCAATTGCTACTTTTTTAAATACCTTTTCAGCTTCTTTCATATTCATTGCTATTTCTTCCTTATCCTTTAAATGACCAACAAACATTTTAACCCCCTTTTTTCATTAAAAATGTAGTATATTCTTCACCATAAAAACTTTTAATCACCTCAAACCCTTGATTACAATAAATCTTCCTTACTTCATAATTTTCTTCTATAGGTATACCTGATAAAATAAGAAATCCTTTTTTATTTTCCATCCATTTTAAAATATACTCCTTTAAATTAATGATGATATCAAAATAGATATTTGCAATTATAATATCATAATTACCTTTAATAGCCCTTTCATTAGAACATATAACAAAACAGTTTTTAACATCATTTATTGCTACATTTTCTTTAAAATTCCTACATGCATCAAAAGATATATCATAACCAACTACTTTTTTTGCACCTAAAATGCTAGCATAAATGCTCAAAATACCTGTACCAGAACCAATATCTAAGACAGATTTATTATTGAAATCAATATAATCCATAAATTTTAAGCAACTTAAAGTGGTCTCATGCTCACCACTGCCAAAAGAAGATACTTTTATCTTTATATCTTTCTTCAAATTAAGTACTTTTATAAAATTCATATAGAAGCTTTTAACAATAAAAAATTAAAATGCAACAAATAACTTTATAACACTGTTATTAAATTTAACACAACTAAATTAACTTTGACTTAGCTAAAAAATGATAATATTTAATTAAAAACTTAATTGGGGGGTTAATATGGCCTTACAAAAGAAAGAAAAATATAACGTAGCAATTGTTGGTGCTACAGGAGCAGTTGGACAAGTATTTTTACAAATTTTAGAAGAAAGAAATTTCCCAATTGATGAATTAAGATTACTTGCATCAAGTAGATCAGCTGGCAAGAAAGTAAAATTTAAAGGGGAAGAGTATACAGTTCAGGAATTAACTCATGACAGTTTTGAAGGGATAGATATTGCTCTTTTTTCCGCTGGAGGTGGAAGAAGTAAAGAGTTTGCTCCATCTGCAGTGAAAGCTGGCGCAGTGGTAATAGATAATAGTTCAGCTTTTAGAATGGACAAAGATGTTCCGTTGGTTGTTCCTGAAGTCAACCCTGATGATGCTTTTAAACATAATGGAATAATTGCAAACCCAAACTGTACTACTATTATTATGGTCGTAGCATTAAAACCTCTTCATAACTATGGGAAAATCAGAAGGGTGGTAGTTTCATCATACCAATCAGCTTCTGGAGCAGGTGCTAAAGCAATGCAAGAGTTGATGGATCAAACAAAAGCTTGGGCAAATGGAGAACCACTCAAAGTAGAAGCTTTTCAACATCAGTTGCTTTTTAATGTAATACCACACATAGATGTTTTTATGGAAAATGGTTACACTAGAGAAGAGATGAAAATGTACAACGAAACAAAAAAAATCATGGGTGATGATTCTATTGAAGTAACTGCAACCTGTGTAAGAGTTCCAGTTTTGACAGCACATTCAGAAGCTGTAACAGTAGAAACAGAAAAGAAAATAACAGTAGAAAAGGCAAAAGAGCTTTTTAGTAATGCTCAGGGTATACAGGTATTAGACAACCCAGAGAAAAATGAGTATCCAATGCCACTTTTTGTATCAGGTAAAGACGATTGTTATGTAGGTAGAATCCGCGAAGATATTTCAAAAGAGAATTCTCTAAACTTCTGGGTAGTAGGTGACCAATTAAGAAAAGGTGCTGCCCTTAACGCTGTCCAAATAGCAGAATTACTTATTTCAAAATAACAATATGGGAGCTTTACGCTCCCATTTTCTATATTTTTAAAAAATGAGGCTGTTGTACAATAAATTATGTTTTGCTAACAAAGTAGTTTTGAGATTGCTTCCCCCGCCATTAAACTTCAAATATTTAAAATTATATATGCAAATGCTATACACACAAAAAGTTTTAAACTCAAAAATTACTGCTAAATGGCGGGGTCTCAATGACCCAAAAATGCCGTCATTGCTAGCGTCTGCGAAGCAATCTGAGATGATTAAGCAATTATTATTGTGCAACACCCTAAAAATATATTACCCTAATCTAACAAAAGCATTCATTTTCTTTTCATAACCAATAGTTGATGATGGTCCATGCCCTGGATACACTGTGACATCATCATCTAATACATACAGTTTATTTTTTATACTGTTTGCTAATGTATTAAAATCTGCATAAGGGAAATCTGTCCTACCAACTGAATCTTTAAAAAGGGTGTCACCGGTAAAAACGACCTTTGCCTCACCAAGATATAGAGATACACCTCCAGGGGAGTGCCCTGGTGTATGCAAAACTTTTAATTTAATATCTCCAAAATCTAATAATTGATTATCTTCTAAATAATTATCGATATTGCTTGATTTTATACCAAAGATACCGAACATCGAAGCATGTTCAACCGCATTTTTTAATAAAAACTCATCACCTTCATGCATATACAGAGGGATATTGTATTCACTCTTTAAATCTTCAATAGCACCAACATGATCGAAATGCCCATGGGTATTAACAATAGCTAATGGTTTTAACCCATTTGAATCGATAAAACTTTTTATTTTCTCAAAATCACTACCTGGATCAATAATAATTGCATCTTTGTTTTTTGAAATTATATAGCAATTTACATATAAATCACCCACAATAACCACATCGATTTTCATCTCACACCTCACTGTAAAATTATTGTTACTGGACCATTATTTAAAATATCCAATTTCATACTTGCAGCAAACACACCTGTTTTTATTTTATCATCACCTAAAACTTTCTTACATTCCTCTACAAATTTTTCATAAAACTCTCTTGCTAATTCAGGTTCCATCGCTCCAGTAAAATCAGGCCTTCTCCCCTTTTTTACAACCCCTGCCAACGTAAATTGGCTAACAATCATCATCTCACCATCTATATCTTTTACACTTAGACTCATTTTACCATTTTCATCACTAAAAATCCTCAAATTTGTACACTTATCAGCAAACCATTTTATTTTATCATAATCATCACCTTTCTCAGCACAAAAAAGCACCAAAACCCCTTTATCTATCTTAGAATAAACATCATCATCTATAAAAACCTTACAACTATCCACTCTTTGAACAACACACTTCACCTCAACACCTCTTTAAAATTTATTTTAAAAACCTGTAACACAACTAAATAAAATATAACAGTCAATAATATTATCAATAAAACATGCACTCCTTTATGGTATAAATACAAAACAAATATACTCATCAAAAAGTTGGATAAAATAATTTTTAATATATACCAATTATATTTCGAGAAAAAATCTTTAAAACTGTACAACTTCTTTTGTGAAATTAATTTAACATAAATTATTGTTCCAATAAATGCAGATAATGACGAAGCCAGTGCAATACCCGAATGCTTAAAAGGCTTTAGTAATAATAGTGAAAAAATAATATTAGAGATAAGCAAAATTGCTGAAATTTTTACAGGAGTTTTAGTATCTAATATAGAATGAAAAATTTTTGTAAAAGTCATATTTAAAGAAAAAAATAGCAACCCCAAAGAATACATTTTCAATGCATTTGCAGTATTTATAGTATCATTAATGTTAAATTGATTTCTTTGAAATACAATTCTTATAATATCGTCTGAAAGTAAAATTAAGCCTAATGATGCAGGTAATATTATTAGAAATATAGATAATATAGATTTTGAAATAATCTCAAAACGTCTAATTGAATCGTTTTTACTCAACTCTGTCAATGAAACAGTGCCTATAGTAACTGAAAATAGCCCAAAGGGAAATTGAAAAAGTCTATTTGCATAATAAAGATAAGATATACTTCCAAAAGGTAAATAGGAAGCTAACACTCTACCAACCAAAAAATTTAACTGATTTATCCCAACACCAAAGATAGATGGAACAATTAATAAAAATGTCTTTTTCACATCAGTAATAGATTCCTTATCAAAGCTAAATTTAAATCCAAACCTGCAAGAAAATAACAAAATATATCCAAGCTGTATTAAACCACCAAAAAAAACACCCCAAGCCAAAAAGTAAATATTTTTAGAATATATATATGATAAATAAATTGAAGTAATCATAGCTAAATTAAGCAGTGCAGTAGATGAATAAGGTATAAAATAACTACCCCTCAAATTTAAAAAAGATGAAAAAAGTGCCGAAATACTTACAAATAGCAAATAAGGCATAACAATGATCAAAATGTTTGACGCAACACCTATTACTTCTTTATCCTCTATAAAACCAGGCATAAAAAGTAAAATAATCTTATCTGAAAACAAAGAAAAAATAATTATAAAAATTACAATAATAATAGAAAGATAAATGACCATGTTAGAAAGATAGCTATAGCCTTCATACTCGCTCTTTTTTAATTTACTCCCCAAAATAGGGACAAAAGCCGAAGATAAAGCACCTTCTGCAAACAATGCTCTAAAAAGATTAGGAATTGCAAAAGCTACAAAGAAAGCATCAGTGAGTGCTGTAGCACCAAATACAGCAGCAATAAATATATCTCTTAAAAAACCCAAAATCCTGCTTGTAAAAACACCAAAAGCAGAACGAATTACACTACCTAAAAAACCTCTCACAGTGGCACCATCAAAATTTAATCTCAATTACTTTTATATATTTAACAAAAAATAACAACCTTTTTCTAGATTATCACATTATTTTAGAAAGTGTTACAAAATAATTAACCATATCAAATTAAATAAAATTTTAACTTTACTATACTTTTTCATTAGGTTATAATGATTAATAAGTTAGCTTGTAACTTTTCTAAAACTATGGAGGTTAGACTATGACAAAGTCCCAATTAATCGAAATTATCACAGAGAAATATCCAAAACTAACAAAAAAACAAATTGAATTTATTGTAAATGGTGTTTTTAATACAATTAAAGAGGCTCTAAAAAATGGTGAACCTGTTGAAATAAGAGGGTTTGGAAGTTTTAAAATTCGTCAAAAAGAAGCGAAAGTTGGTAGAAACCCTAAAACTGGAGAAACTGTACAAATTCCTGCTAAAAAAGTTCCTTATTTTAAACCAGGAAAAGAGATTAAAGAACAATTAATAGAAAAACCTGCTGATAAATAAAATAATTAAGCTTACGAAATACTGTTTTATCATAATGATGCTGTTGCACAATAGATTAATTTTTTGATATCAATATAGTTATGAGGTTGCTTCCCCAGCCATTAAGTTTCAAATATTTAAAATTATATATGCAAATACTATACACACAAAAAGTTTTAAGCTTAAAATTTACTACTAAATGGCTGGGTCGCAATGACCTCAAGATGTCGTCATTGCGAGCGTCAGCGAAGCAATCTGAAGTACTTATGCAATTATTATTTTCTAAAACTCTTATAATATAAATCGAAAGTCTTTTTTAGATGGATGTTGCCACAAAAAAGTGGCAGCATTTCTTAAAGTA is a window encoding:
- the murJ gene encoding murein biosynthesis integral membrane protein MurJ, giving the protein MRLNFDGATVRGFLGSVIRSAFGVFTSRILGFLRDIFIAAVFGATALTDAFFVAFAIPNLFRALFAEGALSSAFVPILGSKLKKSEYEGYSYLSNMVIYLSIIIVIFIIIFSLFSDKIILLFMPGFIEDKEVIGVASNILIIVMPYLLFVSISALFSSFLNLRGSYFIPYSSTALLNLAMITSIYLSYIYSKNIYFLAWGVFFGGLIQLGYILLFSCRFGFKFSFDKESITDVKKTFLLIVPSIFGVGINQLNFLVGRVLASYLPFGSISYLYYANRLFQFPFGLFSVTIGTVSLTELSKNDSIRRFEIISKSILSIFLIILPASLGLILLSDDIIRIVFQRNQFNINDTINTANALKMYSLGLLFFSLNMTFTKIFHSILDTKTPVKISAILLISNIIFSLLLLKPFKHSGIALASSLSAFIGTIIYVKLISQKKLYSFKDFFSKYNWYILKIILSNFLMSIFVLYLYHKGVHVLLIILLTVIFYLVVLQVFKINFKEVLR
- the dtd gene encoding D-aminoacyl-tRNA deacylase produces the protein MKCVVQRVDSCKVFIDDDVYSKIDKGVLVLFCAEKGDDYDKIKWFADKCTNLRIFSDENGKMSLSVKDIDGEMMIVSQFTLAGVVKKGRRPDFTGAMEPELAREFYEKFVEECKKVLGDDKIKTGVFAASMKLDILNNGPVTIILQ
- a CDS encoding MBL fold metallo-hydrolase yields the protein MKIDVVIVGDLYVNCYIISKNKDAIIIDPGSDFEKIKSFIDSNGLKPLAIVNTHGHFDHVGAIEDLKSEYNIPLYMHEGDEFLLKNAVEHASMFGIFGIKSSNIDNYLEDNQLLDFGDIKLKVLHTPGHSPGGVSLYLGEAKVVFTGDTLFKDSVGRTDFPYADFNTLANSIKNKLYVLDDDVTVYPGHGPSSTIGYEKKMNAFVRLG
- a CDS encoding integration host factor subunit beta; its protein translation is MTKSQLIEIITEKYPKLTKKQIEFIVNGVFNTIKEALKNGEPVEIRGFGSFKIRQKEAKVGRNPKTGETVQIPAKKVPYFKPGKEIKEQLIEKPADK